The genome window CCCCTGGATCGGCGGCACGGAACGGGAGTGGCTCGATCGGCTGATCGAAGGAGTCCGGCCCGCGTTCGAACGTCCCGCCGCCTCGTGATCGAGTACCCTGGCACACGTTTCGGGATCAGACCAGCCGGGAGGAAACGATCGACACGATGGAACCGACTCCGCTCGTGATGCTCCCGGGACTCGATGGCTCCGGACGGCTCTTTCGTCCCTTTCTCCTGCAGCTGCCGGACTGGATCGAACCGGTCGTCATTCCCTATCCGGCCGATCGGGCCATGTCGTACGGGGATCTCGTCGAGCACATCCGGCCGAGGCTGCCCCGCGATCGGCCGTTCGCGCTTCTCGGGGAGTCGTTCGGCGGGCCGCTGGCCATCCGGCTGGCCGCGGAGAAGCCCCCGCAATTGTGCGGGCTGATCCTGTGCGGAACGTTCGCGCGGAATCCGCATCTGTGGATCCCGCAGGTCTCGCGGCATCTGGTCCATCCGGTCCTGTTCCGGCTGTGGCCGATGATCTGGCTGGCGCGGCGGGTCTTGGGGCTGGGGATCTCAAGCGAGATCCAGCACGAGATGCGCGAGGCGCAG of Planctomyces sp. SH-PL14 contains these proteins:
- a CDS encoding alpha/beta fold hydrolase, translated to MEPTPLVMLPGLDGSGRLFRPFLLQLPDWIEPVVIPYPADRAMSYGDLVEHIRPRLPRDRPFALLGESFGGPLAIRLAAEKPPQLCGLILCGTFARNPHLWIPQVSRHLVHPVLFRLWPMIWLARRVLGLGISSEIQHEMREAQRAVSGAALAMRLKEVIRVDVREELRRVDVPVLSLTGLRDWIVPGWNGRAISKLCASRQGACGFEETGFEAGHLILQGHAAQASSVVTDFVRRVAAVGPPEQVDVLDEVEGERI